A stretch of Acidobacteriota bacterium DNA encodes these proteins:
- a CDS encoding VWA domain-containing protein, whose amino-acid sequence MKSGIWNRLCLVMLAGWLALPAGAGDLVLVLDASGSMWGQIDGTNKIVLAREALDELIADLPGSDRVGLIAYGHRREGDCADIEALVPLGPLDKAALRERVQGIAPKGKTPITDALEKAFEMAPEGATVLLISDGLETCGGDPCKAVAARQGASLVVHVVGFGIEEDDVSQLECAAQAGGGLYFDAQNGAELSAALGRVVELPADFDGGYLSLGATADGELTDVSVRVRDADGEVVATARTYTQTETNPSRIPLPAGTLEVTVRALALDGSSSRTLEPVVIVSGETVERSVDFSSGELTVGVTRNGELSDATVRVRHSASGNQQTVGRTYGRPDSNPRSFRVPPGLYDVELKSVEIAGRPEVVFEGVEVAAGGSVRRDHEFATGVLRLSATLGGQPVDATVRVFNQHGGQAISTARTYDSVKDFTLLAGSYRVDLRNLESKKERSVEVTVETGKVTEREVIFE is encoded by the coding sequence ATGAAAAGTGGAATCTGGAACAGGCTTTGCCTCGTCATGCTGGCCGGCTGGCTGGCCCTTCCCGCCGGCGCCGGTGACTTGGTGCTGGTGCTCGATGCCTCCGGTTCGATGTGGGGGCAGATCGACGGCACGAATAAGATCGTCCTTGCCCGGGAGGCCCTCGACGAGCTGATTGCGGATCTGCCCGGCAGCGACCGAGTAGGTCTGATCGCCTACGGCCATCGGCGTGAGGGCGACTGCGCCGACATCGAAGCCCTGGTCCCCCTGGGTCCGCTCGACAAGGCGGCTCTGCGGGAGCGGGTCCAGGGCATTGCCCCGAAGGGCAAGACGCCGATCACCGACGCCCTCGAAAAGGCCTTCGAGATGGCACCCGAGGGGGCCACGGTGCTGCTGATCAGCGATGGGCTCGAGACCTGTGGCGGCGATCCCTGCAAGGCGGTGGCGGCCCGGCAAGGGGCCAGCCTGGTGGTGCATGTGGTGGGCTTCGGCATTGAAGAAGACGACGTGTCTCAGCTCGAATGCGCCGCCCAGGCCGGCGGCGGCCTGTATTTCGACGCGCAGAACGGCGCTGAGCTGTCCGCTGCCCTCGGCCGGGTGGTCGAGTTGCCGGCGGATTTCGACGGCGGTTATCTGAGCCTCGGAGCGACCGCCGACGGTGAGCTGACGGACGTCAGCGTGCGGGTGCGCGACGCCGACGGCGAGGTGGTGGCCACGGCACGCACCTACACCCAGACCGAGACCAATCCCAGCCGGATTCCCTTGCCGGCCGGCACCTTAGAGGTGACCGTGCGGGCGCTGGCCCTCGACGGTAGCTCCTCGCGAACCCTTGAGCCGGTAGTGATCGTCAGCGGTGAAACGGTGGAGCGGTCGGTCGACTTTTCGTCCGGCGAACTGACCGTGGGGGTAACCCGCAACGGCGAGTTGAGCGATGCGACGGTGCGGGTGCGCCACAGCGCCTCGGGGAATCAGCAGACCGTCGGCCGGACCTACGGGCGGCCGGACAGCAATCCGCGCTCCTTCCGCGTTCCGCCCGGCCTCTACGACGTGGAACTGAAGTCGGTGGAAATCGCCGGCCGGCCGGAGGTGGTCTTTGAAGGGGTCGAGGTGGCGGCCGGCGGCAGCGTGCGTCGCGATCACGAGTTCGCCACCGGCGTGCTGCGGTTGAGCGCCACTCTCGGCGGCCAGCCGGTGGACGCCACGGTGCGTGTTTTCAACCAACACGGCGGCCAGGCGATCTCGACGGCCCGGACCTACGACAGCGTGAAGGACTTCACTCTGCTAGCCGGCTCCTACCGGGTGGACCTCCGCAACCTCGAGTCGAAGAAAGAGCGGTCCGTCGAAGTCACCGTCGAAACGGGCAAGGTGACCGAGCGGGAGGTCATCTTCGAATAG
- a CDS encoding cob(I)yrinic acid a,c-diamide adenosyltransferase gives MPRITKVTTKKGDAGETSLGSGQRVSKDSPRTSAYGTVDELNAVIGVVVASDVDDEIRTFLAGVQNDLFHLGADLCIPEEDKERFPGPRIEGRHVDALEECQDRLAEALEPLSNFVLPGGTAAAAQLHLARTVCRRAERRVVTLARLETVAAENVRYLNRLSDLLFTMSRYENRVKGVAEPLWDSRA, from the coding sequence ATGCCCAGAATCACCAAGGTCACCACCAAGAAAGGCGATGCCGGAGAAACCAGCCTGGGAAGTGGCCAGCGGGTGTCGAAGGACTCGCCGCGCACCAGCGCCTACGGCACCGTCGACGAACTGAACGCGGTCATCGGAGTGGTGGTGGCGAGTGACGTGGACGATGAGATCCGCACCTTTCTGGCCGGGGTGCAAAACGACTTGTTCCACCTGGGGGCGGATCTCTGCATCCCGGAAGAAGACAAGGAGCGCTTTCCGGGACCCCGCATCGAGGGCCGCCACGTCGACGCCCTCGAGGAGTGCCAGGACCGCCTGGCGGAGGCCCTCGAACCGCTGTCGAACTTCGTGCTTCCCGGGGGAACGGCGGCGGCGGCGCAACTCCACCTGGCGCGTACCGTTTGCCGACGGGCGGAGCGGCGGGTGGTCACCCTCGCGCGCCTGGAGACGGTGGCGGCGGAAAATGTCCGCTACCTGAATCGCCTGTCGGATCTGCTGTTTACCATGTCCCGCTACGAGAACCGGGTCAAGGGAGTCGCCGAGCCCCTGTGGGATAGCCGGGCTTGA
- a CDS encoding sulfatase — translation MLPTAPFSVRMTHNQAAKRFRAAVQHAFLTALFLASPPAAATAAETPDILLVTVDTLRADRLSGYGYSRPTSPNLDRLMATGARFTEARTVEPLTNPALTSLVTSLYPHEHGATRNGLRMRPELQSLPKVLDERGYRTAAFVSNWTLKDSISGLSEHFERYEEVLTKKRWFGFFKGEATAEDVNEAALTWLSETAGRRRPVFAWVHYTEPHAPYLHQRDQGKRLGIDGSTKENRYDSEIGFVDEKIGDLLEALPRSRRGTLVVFTSDHGESLGEHDYWGHGRNLYEPGLHVPLSISWPGVIDPAKITAPALLTDIAPTVLGLLGLDIPQSFRGYDWSAVLRHGQAPPEQRTSLFQAHKGAVLSNQEAGNARRAGLLEVGILRDGNKEVLRLTNDRHRLFDLAEDPGERSNLSEEGIDESEALRQWRDLVISGLERTEGLPPADVDPESVEKLKALGYIN, via the coding sequence ATGTTGCCGACCGCCCCTTTCTCCGTCCGAATGACCCACAACCAGGCAGCGAAACGGTTCCGGGCGGCGGTCCAACACGCCTTCCTCACGGCGCTTTTCCTGGCATCGCCGCCCGCCGCGGCGACGGCCGCGGAAACGCCCGACATTCTCCTGGTGACCGTCGATACGCTGCGGGCGGATCGCCTCTCCGGCTACGGCTATTCGCGACCGACGAGCCCCAACCTCGACCGTCTGATGGCCACCGGAGCGCGGTTCACGGAGGCCCGCACCGTCGAGCCGCTGACCAATCCCGCGCTTACCTCGCTGGTCACCTCGTTGTATCCCCACGAGCATGGCGCCACGCGCAACGGCTTGCGCATGCGGCCGGAACTTCAGTCCTTGCCAAAGGTGCTCGACGAGCGCGGCTACCGCACCGCGGCCTTCGTCTCGAACTGGACCTTGAAGGACTCCATTTCCGGCCTGTCGGAACATTTCGAACGCTACGAAGAGGTGCTCACCAAGAAGCGTTGGTTCGGCTTCTTCAAGGGCGAGGCGACGGCCGAAGACGTCAACGAGGCGGCCCTCACTTGGCTCTCCGAAACGGCCGGCCGCCGGCGCCCGGTGTTCGCCTGGGTCCACTACACGGAGCCGCACGCTCCGTACCTCCATCAGCGCGACCAAGGGAAGCGCCTCGGCATCGACGGATCGACCAAGGAAAACCGCTACGACTCCGAAATCGGATTCGTCGACGAGAAGATCGGCGACCTGCTCGAGGCCCTGCCGCGCTCCCGCCGCGGCACCCTGGTGGTCTTCACTTCGGACCACGGCGAGAGCCTCGGCGAGCACGACTACTGGGGCCACGGCCGGAACCTCTACGAACCGGGCCTGCACGTACCGCTGTCCATTTCGTGGCCGGGAGTGATCGACCCGGCAAAGATCACCGCTCCAGCACTGCTGACGGACATCGCCCCGACGGTCCTGGGCCTCCTCGGCCTGGACATCCCACAGAGTTTCCGGGGCTACGACTGGAGCGCTGTGTTGCGCCACGGGCAAGCACCGCCGGAGCAACGCACCTCGCTCTTCCAGGCCCACAAGGGGGCGGTCCTCTCCAACCAGGAGGCGGGCAACGCCCGGCGAGCGGGCCTCCTCGAAGTGGGCATCCTGCGGGACGGCAACAAGGAAGTGCTGCGCCTGACCAATGATCGCCATCGGCTGTTCGACTTGGCTGAGGATCCGGGGGAACGGTCCAACCTGAGCGAGGAAGGCATCGATGAGTCCGAGGCGCTCCGCCAGTGGCGGGACCTAGTGATCTCGGGCCTCGAGCGCACCGAGGGGCTGCCGCCGGCGGATGTCGATCCGGAAAGCGTCGAGAAGCTGAAGGCCTTGGGCTACATCAACTAG
- a CDS encoding CPXCG motif-containing cysteine-rich protein, translating into MLEPVTVQCPYCFETVEILLDPESRGEMVHDCDVCCNPWLLRVAGDGTDGLSVTADRAQ; encoded by the coding sequence ATGCTCGAACCGGTGACGGTCCAGTGCCCCTACTGCTTTGAGACGGTCGAAATCCTCCTCGACCCGGAGAGTCGCGGCGAGATGGTCCACGATTGCGATGTGTGCTGCAATCCGTGGCTGCTGAGGGTGGCCGGCGACGGGACGGACGGCCTGTCGGTCACCGCCGACCGGGCACAGTAG
- a CDS encoding class I SAM-dependent methyltransferase: MSRSDHFSAVADGYARYRPGYPPALFGYLADLGSRRRLAWDCATGNGQAAVELAEHFDQVVATDLSASQIAKAIAHPRVEYRAVAADERSLEDSSVDLVTVAQALHWLELEGFYREVQRVLAPGGALACWCYNMLQVEPRINAVVNRYYSQVVGPYWPPERRLLEAGYRTVPFPFDEEDVPDFEMSENWTLEQLVGYLGTWSATTRYRTAEGTDPLDRIRGDLEIAWGDPDAARTIRWPLHVRIGRLDF, from the coding sequence ATGTCTCGATCGGATCACTTCTCGGCTGTGGCCGATGGCTATGCCCGCTATCGGCCGGGCTATCCGCCGGCGCTCTTTGGTTACCTGGCGGATCTAGGTTCGCGGCGGCGCCTGGCCTGGGACTGCGCTACCGGCAACGGCCAAGCGGCGGTGGAGCTGGCGGAGCACTTCGATCAGGTGGTGGCGACGGACCTCTCCGCCAGTCAGATCGCCAAGGCTATCGCTCACCCCAGGGTCGAATACCGGGCGGTGGCTGCCGACGAACGCAGCCTGGAAGATTCCTCCGTCGATCTGGTGACGGTGGCCCAAGCCCTGCACTGGCTGGAACTCGAAGGTTTCTATCGTGAGGTCCAGCGGGTACTGGCGCCGGGCGGCGCTCTGGCCTGCTGGTGCTACAACATGTTGCAGGTCGAGCCGCGCATCAACGCCGTCGTCAACCGCTACTACAGCCAAGTTGTCGGCCCCTACTGGCCGCCGGAGCGGCGCCTGTTGGAGGCCGGCTATCGGACGGTGCCGTTTCCCTTCGACGAAGAGGACGTGCCGGACTTCGAGATGAGCGAGAACTGGACCCTGGAGCAACTCGTCGGCTATCTCGGCACCTGGTCCGCCACCACTCGCTACCGCACTGCCGAGGGCACCGACCCTCTCGACCGGATCCGCGGCGACCTCGAAATCGCCTGGGGCGATCCGGACGCGGCGCGGACGATCCGCTGGCCGCTCCACGTGCGGATCGGCCGCCTCGACTTCTAG
- a CDS encoding lyase family protein, protein MTRLWDRGQRIDERIHRFTVGRDPELDLRLVPYDALASAAHAAGLVSIGLLSEGDFQALRRELAAIADDVRAGRFAITGDEEDGHTAIENRLVARLGDAGKRIHTGRSRNDQVIAATRLFGREALLDQMDTLLTLTDRLVALAERHREVSVPGYTHARQAVPSTLGFLFVAHAEGLAAAVPWLRTAFEHLDRSPLGSAAGYGVPLPLAREDVARRLAFGEVQGNTLAVQNERGKTEFLVLGAILGPVLDLGRLAADLIWFASDELRYLRLDESVTTGSSIMPQKRNPDVLELVRAGSARLRARQAEVAAVVGPLVSGYHRDLQLTKEPFLEGMVGAGDLLAAMLPVLETLTVDEERCRAAFQRSIGATDEVFRRVGRGEPFRSAYQAVAQDPEGAVDGDPAESWRLRTHLGAPGALDPAPVRRQVEQARRWLAETGERVAGAWRLLAEPAEVGSE, encoded by the coding sequence ATGACCCGGCTGTGGGACCGCGGTCAGCGGATCGACGAGCGGATCCACCGCTTCACCGTCGGCCGCGATCCGGAACTCGACCTCCGCCTGGTGCCCTACGATGCCCTGGCGAGTGCCGCCCATGCGGCTGGCCTCGTCTCCATCGGGCTGCTCTCGGAGGGCGATTTCCAGGCCTTGCGCCGGGAACTGGCGGCCATCGCCGACGACGTCCGGGCCGGCCGCTTCGCGATCACCGGCGACGAAGAGGACGGCCACACGGCGATCGAAAACCGCCTGGTCGCACGTCTGGGGGATGCCGGCAAGCGCATCCACACCGGCCGCAGTCGCAACGATCAAGTGATCGCCGCCACCCGGCTGTTCGGGCGTGAGGCGCTCCTTGATCAGATGGACACCCTCCTCACCCTGACCGACCGCCTGGTGGCGTTGGCGGAGCGCCACCGCGAGGTTTCCGTTCCGGGCTACACCCACGCCCGGCAAGCAGTGCCCTCGACCCTGGGGTTCCTCTTTGTCGCCCACGCGGAAGGGTTGGCGGCGGCGGTGCCGTGGCTCCGCACTGCCTTCGAACACCTCGACCGTTCACCCCTCGGCAGCGCCGCCGGCTACGGCGTGCCCTTGCCCCTGGCGCGCGAAGACGTGGCGCGCCGCCTGGCCTTCGGTGAAGTGCAGGGCAATACCCTGGCGGTGCAGAACGAGCGCGGCAAGACGGAGTTTCTGGTGCTCGGGGCGATCCTCGGACCGGTGCTCGACTTGGGGCGCCTGGCGGCGGATCTGATCTGGTTCGCCAGCGACGAGTTGCGCTACCTGCGCCTCGATGAAAGCGTCACCACCGGCTCCAGCATCATGCCGCAGAAGCGCAATCCGGACGTGCTGGAGTTGGTGCGGGCCGGCTCCGCTCGGCTGCGGGCACGGCAGGCGGAGGTCGCCGCCGTCGTCGGGCCGCTGGTGTCCGGCTACCACCGAGACCTGCAGCTCACCAAGGAGCCTTTCCTGGAAGGGATGGTGGGGGCGGGCGATCTGTTGGCCGCGATGTTGCCGGTACTCGAAACGTTGACCGTCGACGAAGAGCGCTGCCGCGCCGCCTTCCAACGCTCCATCGGCGCAACGGACGAGGTGTTCCGGCGAGTCGGCCGCGGCGAACCCTTCCGCAGCGCCTACCAGGCGGTCGCCCAGGACCCGGAAGGCGCCGTCGATGGCGATCCGGCGGAGAGCTGGCGCCTGCGCACCCACCTCGGCGCACCCGGGGCGCTCGATCCGGCGCCGGTTCGCCGGCAGGTGGAGCAGGCGCGACGTTGGCTGGCGGAAACCGGCGAGCGGGTGGCCGGCGCCTGGAGGCTGCTCGCCGAACCGGCCGAAGTGGGAAGCGAGTAG
- a CDS encoding argininosuccinate synthase, with amino-acid sequence MAQQKVVLAYSGGLDTACILKVLQERGYEVIAYVADVGQQEDFDDVERRALATGASKVFVEDLRREFVTDFIFPAIAGNAIYENRYLLGTALARPLIAQRHVEIARAEGATAIAHGATGKGNDQVRFELAFAALAPDLEIIAPWKEEGFLERFKGRKDLLDFAAERGIPVEATASKPYSSDENLMHKSYEAGDLEDPAFTPPEDIFRLTRSPVAAPDLAARLEVEFKDATPVRVTDRDSGESWSEPLELYLSLNDLAGEHAVGRVDMVENRFVGIKSRGVYETPAGTVLHHALRDLEGIAMDREVLRLRDSLSPKFSELIYNGFWFSPEMDFVRAAFAQAEKLIDGTVRLDLFKGAVHVRGRESPSSLYDQELSSMDVEGGYDQKDARGFIRINALRLGAHKVIIGGAKQR; translated from the coding sequence ATGGCGCAACAGAAGGTGGTACTGGCCTACAGCGGCGGCTTGGATACCGCTTGCATTCTGAAGGTTCTGCAGGAACGCGGCTACGAGGTGATCGCCTACGTGGCCGACGTCGGCCAGCAGGAAGATTTTGACGACGTCGAGCGACGCGCCCTGGCCACCGGCGCCTCGAAGGTCTTCGTGGAGGATCTGCGTCGCGAATTCGTCACGGACTTCATTTTCCCGGCGATTGCCGGCAACGCCATCTACGAGAACCGCTATCTGCTCGGCACCGCCCTCGCCCGGCCGCTGATCGCCCAGCGCCACGTCGAGATCGCGCGCGCCGAAGGAGCGACGGCGATCGCTCACGGGGCCACCGGCAAGGGGAACGATCAGGTGCGCTTCGAGCTGGCCTTCGCCGCTCTGGCTCCGGATCTCGAGATCATCGCTCCGTGGAAGGAAGAAGGCTTCCTGGAGCGCTTCAAGGGTCGCAAGGATCTCCTCGACTTTGCCGCCGAGCGCGGCATTCCGGTCGAGGCCACGGCCTCCAAGCCCTACAGCTCCGATGAGAACCTGATGCACAAGAGCTACGAGGCCGGAGACTTAGAAGATCCGGCCTTCACGCCGCCGGAGGACATCTTCCGGCTGACCCGCTCGCCGGTGGCGGCGCCGGATCTTGCGGCGCGGCTGGAGGTGGAATTCAAAGACGCCACACCGGTACGGGTGACGGATCGGGATTCCGGCGAGTCCTGGAGCGAGCCGCTGGAGCTGTATCTATCGTTGAACGATCTCGCCGGTGAGCACGCCGTCGGACGAGTGGACATGGTCGAGAACCGCTTCGTCGGTATCAAGTCGCGCGGCGTCTACGAAACCCCGGCGGGCACCGTACTGCACCACGCCTTGCGCGACCTCGAAGGCATTGCCATGGACCGCGAAGTGCTGCGCCTGCGCGACTCCCTGTCGCCGAAGTTCTCGGAGCTGATCTACAACGGCTTCTGGTTTTCGCCGGAGATGGACTTCGTGCGCGCCGCTTTCGCCCAGGCGGAAAAGCTGATCGACGGTACCGTGCGGCTCGATCTCTTCAAGGGTGCGGTGCATGTCCGCGGCCGGGAGTCTCCCAGCTCCCTCTACGATCAGGAGCTGTCGTCGATGGACGTCGAGGGCGGCTACGACCAGAAGGATGCCCGCGGCTTCATCCGCATCAACGCTCTGCGCTTGGGCGCCCACAAGGTGATCATCGGCGGGGCGAAGCAGCGATGA